One window of the Lysobacter sp. S4-A87 genome contains the following:
- a CDS encoding GFA family protein, whose protein sequence is MTDRIASCSCGRLTVRTVGEPVRVSICHCLACQRRTGSVFSAQARFPAEATSIDGPSREYVGTGDEGTSARFHFCTECGCTVFYLMDAFPGFVAIPVGAFADPDFPQPRVSVYGVRKHHWVRLPDGIESGD, encoded by the coding sequence ATGACCGATCGCATTGCCTCGTGCAGTTGTGGACGTCTCACCGTCCGCACGGTGGGAGAGCCGGTCCGCGTCTCCATCTGCCATTGCCTGGCTTGCCAGAGACGTACCGGCAGTGTGTTCAGTGCCCAGGCCCGGTTCCCGGCCGAAGCAACGAGCATCGATGGCCCGAGCAGGGAGTACGTGGGTACCGGCGACGAGGGCACGTCCGCCAGGTTTCACTTCTGCACGGAATGTGGCTGCACGGTCTTCTATCTGATGGACGCTTTCCCCGGGTTTGTCGCCATTCCCGTCGGCGCTTTCGCGGACCCCGATTTTCCGCAGCCGCGCGTTTCGGTCTACGGGGTGCGCAAGCACCATTGGGTGCGCCTGCCGGATGGCATCGAAAGCGGCGATTGA